The Castor canadensis chromosome 8, mCasCan1.hap1v2, whole genome shotgun sequence genome contains a region encoding:
- the Hdac7 gene encoding histone deacetylase 7 isoform X6, with product MHSPGADGTQVSPGTHCPSLPDKGCPKLLADVPGPQPQPMDLRVGQRPAVEPPPEPTLLALQHPQRLHRHLFLAGLQQQQQQQQQQQQQRSAESMRVSMDPPMPELHGGQQEQELRQLLNKDKSKRSAVASSVVKQKLAEVILKKQQAAALERTVHPSSPSIPYRTLESLDTEGAARSMLSSFLPPVPSLPSDPPEHFPLRKTVSEPNLKLRYKPKKSLERRKNPLLRKESAPPSLRRRPAETLGDSSPSSSSTPASGCSSPNDSEHGPNPVLGSEADGDRRTHSTLGPRGPVLGSPHTPLFLHHGLEPEAGGTLSSRLQPILLLDPSVSHTPLLTVPRLGPLPFHFAQSLLTTERLPGSGLHWPLSRTCSEPLPPSATTPSLLGSLQPRPEWLKPHGQLNKRPAKPSEKPRLQQIPSAEDLEVDGGGVGQVLDDSLEHREPSYGQPEGRGPVSLQQHQQVLRLARRLPRGGTGDSVLLPLAQGGHRLLSRTQSSPAAPASLPTAEPTCQTRVLASSETPTRTLPFTTGLIYDSVMLKHQCSCGDNSKHPEHAGRIQSIWSRLQERGLRSQCECLRGRKASLEELQLVHSERHALLYGTNPLSRLKLDNGKLAGLLEQRMFVMLPCGGVGVDTDTIWNELHSSNAARWAAGSVTDLAFKVASRELKNGFAVVRPPGHHADHSTAMGFCFFNSVAIACRQLQQQRKASKILIVDWDVHHGNGTQQTFYQDPSVLYISLHRHDDGNFFPGSGAVDEVGAGNGEGFNINVAWAGGLDPPMGDPEYLAAFRIVVMPIAREFCPDLVLVSAGFDAAEGHPAPLGGYHVSAKCFGYMTQQLMNLAGGAVVLALEGGHDLTAICDASEACVAALLGNKVDPLSEESWKQKPNLNAIRSLEAVIRVHSKYWGCMQRLASCPDSWVPRGPGADAEVEAVTALASLSVGILAEDRPSEQLVEEEEPMNL from the exons ATGGGACCCAGGTGAGCCCGGGTACCCACTGCCCAAGTCTTCCTGACAAAG GCTGCCCCAAGCTTCTTGCAGACGTGCCAGGCCCTCAGCCCCAGCCCATGGACCTGCGGGTGGGCCAGAGGCCCGCAGTGGAGCCCCCACCAGAGCCCACGCTGCTGGCTCTGCAGCACCCCCAGCGACTGCACCGCCACCTCTTCCTGGCaggcctgcagcagcagcagcagcaacagcagcagcagcagcagcagcgctcAGCCGAGTCCATGAGG GTCTCCATGGACCCCCCGATGCCCGAGCTGCACGGGGGACAGCAGGAGCAAGAGTTACGGCAGCTCCTCAATAAGGACAAGAGTAAGCGAA GTGCCGTAGCCAGCAGTGTGGTCAAACAGAAGCTGGCTGAGGTGATCCTGAAGAAACAGCAGGCAGCAGCCCTGGAGAGAACAGTTCATCCCAGCAGCCCCAGCATTCCCTACAG AACCCTCGAGTCCTTGGACACAGAAGGAGCTGCCCGCTCCATGCTCAGCAGCTTTCTGCCCCCTGTTCCCAGCCTGCCCAGTGACCCCCCAGAACACTTCCCCCTGCGTAAGACAG TGTCTGAGCCCAACCTGAAGCTGCGATACAAGCCCAAGAAGTCCCTGGAACGGCGCAAGAATCCACTGCTCCGCAAAGAGAGTGCCCCGCCCAGTCTCCGGCGGCGACCTGCAGAGACCCTTGGAG ACTCTTCCCCGAGTAGTAGCAGCACGCCTGCATCAGGGTGCAGCTCCCCTAATGACAGCGAGCATGGCCCCAACCCTGTCCTGGGCTCCGAG GCTGATGGTGACCGCAGGACCCATTCGACTTTGGGCCCTCGGGGTCCAGTCCTGGGAAGCCCCCATACTCCCCTCTTCCTGCACCATGGTCTGGAGCCAGAGGCTGGGGGCACCTTGTCCTCTCGCTTACAACCCATTCTCCTACTGGATCCCTCCGTCTCTCATACCCCCCTGCTGACTG TGCCCAGGCTTGGGCCCCTGCCCTTCCACTTTGCCCAGTCCTTACTGACCACCGAGCGGCTCCCTGGGTCAGGCCTCCACTGGCCGCTGAGCCGGACCTGCTCAGAGCCCTTGCCCCCCAGCGCCACCACCCCCTCACTGCTGGGCTCCCTGCAGCCCCGCCCGGAGTGGCTCAAACCTCACGGCCAGCTAAACAAG AGGCCAGCCAAGCCAAGTGAGAAGCCCCGACTGCAGCAGATTCCCTCTGCTGAGGACCTAGAAGTAGATGGCGGGGGAGTAGGGCAGGTGTTGGATGACAGCCTGGAACACAGGGAGCCGAGCTATGGACAGCCTGAGGGCAGAGGCCCTGTTTCTCTCCAGCAGCACCAGCAG GTGTTGCGGCTGGCCAGGCGGCTTCCCCGTGGAGGCACCGGGGACTCTGTGCTGCTTCCTCTGGCCCAAGGAGGACACCGGCTCTTGTCCAGGACTCAGTCTTCTCCAGCTGCACCTGCCTCACTGCCAACCGCAGAGCCTACTTGCCAAACCCGAGTCCTCGCCAGCTCAGAGACGCCCACCAGGACTCTGCCCTTTACCACAG GGTTGATCTATGACTCAGTAATGCTGAAGCATCAGTGCTCCTGTGGAGACAACAGCAAGCATCCAGAGCATGCTGGCCGTATCCAGAGCATCTGGTCCCGGTTGCAGGAGCGGGGTCTCCGGAGCCAGTGTGAG TGTCTCCGGGGCCGGAAGGCCTCCCTGGAGGAGCTACAGTTGGTTCACTCTGAGCGGCACGCACTTCTCTATGGCACCAACCCACTCAGCCGCCTCAAACTGGACAATGGGAAGCTGGCAG GGCTCCTGGAACAGCGGATGTTTGTGATGCTGCCCTGTGGCGGGGTTGGG GTGGATACTGACACCATCTGGAATGAGCTACATTCCTCCAACGCAGCACGCTGGGCAGCTGGTAGCGTCACCGACCTTGCCTTCAAAGTAGCTTCTCGTGAGCTAAAG AATGGTTTTGCTGTGGTGCGGCCCCCTGGACACCATGCAGATCATTCCACGGCCAT GGGCTTctgcttcttcaactcagtggcCATTGCCTGCCGGCAGCTGCAACAACAACGCAAGGCCAGCAAGATCCTCATTGTAGACTGG GACGTTCACCATGGCAACGGCACGCAGCAAACCTTCTACCAGGACCCCAGTGTGCTCTACATTTCCCTGCATCGCCATGACGATGGCAACTTCTTTCCAGGCAGTGGGGCTGTGGATGAG GTGGGAGCTGGCAACGGTGAGGGTTTCAACATCAATGTGGCCTGGGCTGGGGGCTTAGATCCCCCCATGGGGGATCCTGAGTACCTGGCTGCCTTCAG GATAGTGGTGATGCCCATCGCTCGAGAGTTCTGTCCCGACCTGGTCCTGGTGTCTGCTGGGTTTGATGCGGCCGAGGGTCACCCTGCCCCATTGGGTGGCTATCATGTTTCTGCCAAAT GCTTTGGGTACATGACACAGCAGCTGATGAACTTGGCAGGAGGTGCAGTGGTGCTGGCCTTGGAAGGTGGCCATGACCTAACAGCCATCTGTGATGCCTCTGAGGCCTGTGTGGCTGCTCTTCTAGGTAACAAG GTGGATCCTCTTTCAGAAGAAAGCTGGAAACAGAAACCCAACCTCAATGCCATCCGCTCTCTGGAAGCCGTGATCCGGGTGCACA GTAAATACTGGGGCTGCATGCAGCGCTTGGCCTCCTGTCCAGACTCCTGGGTGCCCAGGGGGCCAGGGGCCGATGCAGAAGTGGAGGCTGTGACTGCACTGGCATCCCTCTCTGTGGGCATTCTGGCTGAAGACAG GCCTTCAGAGCAGCTGGTGGAGGAGGAAGAACCTATGAATCTCTAG
- the Hdac7 gene encoding histone deacetylase 7 isoform X2 — MHSPGADGTQVSPGTHCPSLPDKGCPKLLADVPGPQPQPMDLRVGQRPAVEPPPEPTLLALQHPQRLHRHLFLAGLQQQQQQQQQQQQQRSAESMRVSMDPPMPELHGGQQEQELRQLLNKDKSKRSAVASSVVKQKLAEVILKKQQAAALERTVHPSSPSIPYRTLESLDTEGAARSMLSSFLPPVPSLPSDPPEHFPLRKTVSEPNLKLRYKPKKSLERRKNPLLRKESAPPSLRRRPAETLGDSSPSSSSTPASGCSSPNDSEHGPNPVLGSEALLGQRLWLQETSLAPFALPAVSLLPAITLGLPAPARADGDRRTHSTLGPRGPVLGSPHTPLFLHHGLEPEAGGTLSSRLQPILLLDPSVSHTPLLTVPRLGPLPFHFAQSLLTTERLPGSGLHWPLSRTCSEPLPPSATTPSLLGSLQPRPEWLKPHGQLNKRPAKPSEKPRLQQIPSAEDLEVDGGGVGQVLDDSLEHREPSYGQPEGRGPVSLQQHQQVLRLARRLPRGGTGDSVLLPLAQGGHRLLSRTQSSPAAPASLPTAEPTCQTRVLASSETPTRTLPFTTGLIYDSVMLKHQCSCGDNSKHPEHAGRIQSIWSRLQERGLRSQCECLRGRKASLEELQLVHSERHALLYGTNPLSRLKLDNGKLAGLLEQRMFVMLPCGGVGVDTDTIWNELHSSNAARWAAGSVTDLAFKVASRELKNGFAVVRPPGHHADHSTAMGFCFFNSVAIACRQLQQQRKASKILIVDWDVHHGNGTQQTFYQDPSVLYISLHRHDDGNFFPGSGAVDEVGAGNGEGFNINVAWAGGLDPPMGDPEYLAAFRIVVMPIAREFCPDLVLVSAGFDAAEGHPAPLGGYHVSAKCFGYMTQQLMNLAGGAVVLALEGGHDLTAICDASEACVAALLGNKVDPLSEESWKQKPNLNAIRSLEAVIRVHSKYWGCMQRLASCPDSWVPRGPGADAEVEAVTALASLSVGILAEDRPSEQLVEEEEPMNL, encoded by the exons ATGGGACCCAGGTGAGCCCGGGTACCCACTGCCCAAGTCTTCCTGACAAAG GCTGCCCCAAGCTTCTTGCAGACGTGCCAGGCCCTCAGCCCCAGCCCATGGACCTGCGGGTGGGCCAGAGGCCCGCAGTGGAGCCCCCACCAGAGCCCACGCTGCTGGCTCTGCAGCACCCCCAGCGACTGCACCGCCACCTCTTCCTGGCaggcctgcagcagcagcagcagcaacagcagcagcagcagcagcagcgctcAGCCGAGTCCATGAGG GTCTCCATGGACCCCCCGATGCCCGAGCTGCACGGGGGACAGCAGGAGCAAGAGTTACGGCAGCTCCTCAATAAGGACAAGAGTAAGCGAA GTGCCGTAGCCAGCAGTGTGGTCAAACAGAAGCTGGCTGAGGTGATCCTGAAGAAACAGCAGGCAGCAGCCCTGGAGAGAACAGTTCATCCCAGCAGCCCCAGCATTCCCTACAG AACCCTCGAGTCCTTGGACACAGAAGGAGCTGCCCGCTCCATGCTCAGCAGCTTTCTGCCCCCTGTTCCCAGCCTGCCCAGTGACCCCCCAGAACACTTCCCCCTGCGTAAGACAG TGTCTGAGCCCAACCTGAAGCTGCGATACAAGCCCAAGAAGTCCCTGGAACGGCGCAAGAATCCACTGCTCCGCAAAGAGAGTGCCCCGCCCAGTCTCCGGCGGCGACCTGCAGAGACCCTTGGAG ACTCTTCCCCGAGTAGTAGCAGCACGCCTGCATCAGGGTGCAGCTCCCCTAATGACAGCGAGCATGGCCCCAACCCTGTCCTGGGCTCCGAG GCGCTCTTGGGCCAGCGGCTGTGGCTGCAGGAGACTTCTCTGGCCCCCTTCGCCTTGCCAGCAGTGTCCTTGCTGCCCGCTATCACGCTGGGGTTGCCCGCCCCTGCCAGG GCTGATGGTGACCGCAGGACCCATTCGACTTTGGGCCCTCGGGGTCCAGTCCTGGGAAGCCCCCATACTCCCCTCTTCCTGCACCATGGTCTGGAGCCAGAGGCTGGGGGCACCTTGTCCTCTCGCTTACAACCCATTCTCCTACTGGATCCCTCCGTCTCTCATACCCCCCTGCTGACTG TGCCCAGGCTTGGGCCCCTGCCCTTCCACTTTGCCCAGTCCTTACTGACCACCGAGCGGCTCCCTGGGTCAGGCCTCCACTGGCCGCTGAGCCGGACCTGCTCAGAGCCCTTGCCCCCCAGCGCCACCACCCCCTCACTGCTGGGCTCCCTGCAGCCCCGCCCGGAGTGGCTCAAACCTCACGGCCAGCTAAACAAG AGGCCAGCCAAGCCAAGTGAGAAGCCCCGACTGCAGCAGATTCCCTCTGCTGAGGACCTAGAAGTAGATGGCGGGGGAGTAGGGCAGGTGTTGGATGACAGCCTGGAACACAGGGAGCCGAGCTATGGACAGCCTGAGGGCAGAGGCCCTGTTTCTCTCCAGCAGCACCAGCAG GTGTTGCGGCTGGCCAGGCGGCTTCCCCGTGGAGGCACCGGGGACTCTGTGCTGCTTCCTCTGGCCCAAGGAGGACACCGGCTCTTGTCCAGGACTCAGTCTTCTCCAGCTGCACCTGCCTCACTGCCAACCGCAGAGCCTACTTGCCAAACCCGAGTCCTCGCCAGCTCAGAGACGCCCACCAGGACTCTGCCCTTTACCACAG GGTTGATCTATGACTCAGTAATGCTGAAGCATCAGTGCTCCTGTGGAGACAACAGCAAGCATCCAGAGCATGCTGGCCGTATCCAGAGCATCTGGTCCCGGTTGCAGGAGCGGGGTCTCCGGAGCCAGTGTGAG TGTCTCCGGGGCCGGAAGGCCTCCCTGGAGGAGCTACAGTTGGTTCACTCTGAGCGGCACGCACTTCTCTATGGCACCAACCCACTCAGCCGCCTCAAACTGGACAATGGGAAGCTGGCAG GGCTCCTGGAACAGCGGATGTTTGTGATGCTGCCCTGTGGCGGGGTTGGG GTGGATACTGACACCATCTGGAATGAGCTACATTCCTCCAACGCAGCACGCTGGGCAGCTGGTAGCGTCACCGACCTTGCCTTCAAAGTAGCTTCTCGTGAGCTAAAG AATGGTTTTGCTGTGGTGCGGCCCCCTGGACACCATGCAGATCATTCCACGGCCAT GGGCTTctgcttcttcaactcagtggcCATTGCCTGCCGGCAGCTGCAACAACAACGCAAGGCCAGCAAGATCCTCATTGTAGACTGG GACGTTCACCATGGCAACGGCACGCAGCAAACCTTCTACCAGGACCCCAGTGTGCTCTACATTTCCCTGCATCGCCATGACGATGGCAACTTCTTTCCAGGCAGTGGGGCTGTGGATGAG GTGGGAGCTGGCAACGGTGAGGGTTTCAACATCAATGTGGCCTGGGCTGGGGGCTTAGATCCCCCCATGGGGGATCCTGAGTACCTGGCTGCCTTCAG GATAGTGGTGATGCCCATCGCTCGAGAGTTCTGTCCCGACCTGGTCCTGGTGTCTGCTGGGTTTGATGCGGCCGAGGGTCACCCTGCCCCATTGGGTGGCTATCATGTTTCTGCCAAAT GCTTTGGGTACATGACACAGCAGCTGATGAACTTGGCAGGAGGTGCAGTGGTGCTGGCCTTGGAAGGTGGCCATGACCTAACAGCCATCTGTGATGCCTCTGAGGCCTGTGTGGCTGCTCTTCTAGGTAACAAG GTGGATCCTCTTTCAGAAGAAAGCTGGAAACAGAAACCCAACCTCAATGCCATCCGCTCTCTGGAAGCCGTGATCCGGGTGCACA GTAAATACTGGGGCTGCATGCAGCGCTTGGCCTCCTGTCCAGACTCCTGGGTGCCCAGGGGGCCAGGGGCCGATGCAGAAGTGGAGGCTGTGACTGCACTGGCATCCCTCTCTGTGGGCATTCTGGCTGAAGACAG GCCTTCAGAGCAGCTGGTGGAGGAGGAAGAACCTATGAATCTCTAG
- the Hdac7 gene encoding histone deacetylase 7 isoform X1: MHSPGADGTQVSPGTHCPSLPDKGCPKLLADVPGPQPQPMDLRVGQRPAVEPPPEPTLLALQHPQRLHRHLFLAGLQQQQQQQQQQQQQRSAESMRVSMDPPMPELHGGQQEQELRQLLNKDKSKRSAVASSVVKQKLAEVILKKQQAAALERTVHPSSPSIPYRTLESLDTEGAARSMLSSFLPPVPSLPSDPPEHFPLRKTVSEPNLKLRYKPKKSLERRKNPLLRKESAPPSLRRRPAETLGDSSPSSSSTPASGCSSPNDSEHGPNPVLGSEALLGQRLWLQETSLAPFALPAVSLLPAITLGLPAPARADGDRRTHSTLGPRGPVLGSPHTPLFLHHGLEPEAGGTLSSRLQPILLLDPSVSHTPLLTVPRLGPLPFHFAQSLLTTERLPGSGLHWPLSRTCSEPLPPSATTPSLLGSLQPRPEWLKPHGQLNKPGISPPQRPAKPSEKPRLQQIPSAEDLEVDGGGVGQVLDDSLEHREPSYGQPEGRGPVSLQQHQQVLRLARRLPRGGTGDSVLLPLAQGGHRLLSRTQSSPAAPASLPTAEPTCQTRVLASSETPTRTLPFTTGLIYDSVMLKHQCSCGDNSKHPEHAGRIQSIWSRLQERGLRSQCECLRGRKASLEELQLVHSERHALLYGTNPLSRLKLDNGKLAGLLEQRMFVMLPCGGVGVDTDTIWNELHSSNAARWAAGSVTDLAFKVASRELKNGFAVVRPPGHHADHSTAMGFCFFNSVAIACRQLQQQRKASKILIVDWDVHHGNGTQQTFYQDPSVLYISLHRHDDGNFFPGSGAVDEVGAGNGEGFNINVAWAGGLDPPMGDPEYLAAFRIVVMPIAREFCPDLVLVSAGFDAAEGHPAPLGGYHVSAKCFGYMTQQLMNLAGGAVVLALEGGHDLTAICDASEACVAALLGNKVDPLSEESWKQKPNLNAIRSLEAVIRVHSKYWGCMQRLASCPDSWVPRGPGADAEVEAVTALASLSVGILAEDRPSEQLVEEEEPMNL, translated from the exons ATGGGACCCAGGTGAGCCCGGGTACCCACTGCCCAAGTCTTCCTGACAAAG GCTGCCCCAAGCTTCTTGCAGACGTGCCAGGCCCTCAGCCCCAGCCCATGGACCTGCGGGTGGGCCAGAGGCCCGCAGTGGAGCCCCCACCAGAGCCCACGCTGCTGGCTCTGCAGCACCCCCAGCGACTGCACCGCCACCTCTTCCTGGCaggcctgcagcagcagcagcagcaacagcagcagcagcagcagcagcgctcAGCCGAGTCCATGAGG GTCTCCATGGACCCCCCGATGCCCGAGCTGCACGGGGGACAGCAGGAGCAAGAGTTACGGCAGCTCCTCAATAAGGACAAGAGTAAGCGAA GTGCCGTAGCCAGCAGTGTGGTCAAACAGAAGCTGGCTGAGGTGATCCTGAAGAAACAGCAGGCAGCAGCCCTGGAGAGAACAGTTCATCCCAGCAGCCCCAGCATTCCCTACAG AACCCTCGAGTCCTTGGACACAGAAGGAGCTGCCCGCTCCATGCTCAGCAGCTTTCTGCCCCCTGTTCCCAGCCTGCCCAGTGACCCCCCAGAACACTTCCCCCTGCGTAAGACAG TGTCTGAGCCCAACCTGAAGCTGCGATACAAGCCCAAGAAGTCCCTGGAACGGCGCAAGAATCCACTGCTCCGCAAAGAGAGTGCCCCGCCCAGTCTCCGGCGGCGACCTGCAGAGACCCTTGGAG ACTCTTCCCCGAGTAGTAGCAGCACGCCTGCATCAGGGTGCAGCTCCCCTAATGACAGCGAGCATGGCCCCAACCCTGTCCTGGGCTCCGAG GCGCTCTTGGGCCAGCGGCTGTGGCTGCAGGAGACTTCTCTGGCCCCCTTCGCCTTGCCAGCAGTGTCCTTGCTGCCCGCTATCACGCTGGGGTTGCCCGCCCCTGCCAGG GCTGATGGTGACCGCAGGACCCATTCGACTTTGGGCCCTCGGGGTCCAGTCCTGGGAAGCCCCCATACTCCCCTCTTCCTGCACCATGGTCTGGAGCCAGAGGCTGGGGGCACCTTGTCCTCTCGCTTACAACCCATTCTCCTACTGGATCCCTCCGTCTCTCATACCCCCCTGCTGACTG TGCCCAGGCTTGGGCCCCTGCCCTTCCACTTTGCCCAGTCCTTACTGACCACCGAGCGGCTCCCTGGGTCAGGCCTCCACTGGCCGCTGAGCCGGACCTGCTCAGAGCCCTTGCCCCCCAGCGCCACCACCCCCTCACTGCTGGGCTCCCTGCAGCCCCGCCCGGAGTGGCTCAAACCTCACGGCCAGCTAAACAAG CCAGGTATCTCCCCTCCCCAGAGGCCAGCCAAGCCAAGTGAGAAGCCCCGACTGCAGCAGATTCCCTCTGCTGAGGACCTAGAAGTAGATGGCGGGGGAGTAGGGCAGGTGTTGGATGACAGCCTGGAACACAGGGAGCCGAGCTATGGACAGCCTGAGGGCAGAGGCCCTGTTTCTCTCCAGCAGCACCAGCAG GTGTTGCGGCTGGCCAGGCGGCTTCCCCGTGGAGGCACCGGGGACTCTGTGCTGCTTCCTCTGGCCCAAGGAGGACACCGGCTCTTGTCCAGGACTCAGTCTTCTCCAGCTGCACCTGCCTCACTGCCAACCGCAGAGCCTACTTGCCAAACCCGAGTCCTCGCCAGCTCAGAGACGCCCACCAGGACTCTGCCCTTTACCACAG GGTTGATCTATGACTCAGTAATGCTGAAGCATCAGTGCTCCTGTGGAGACAACAGCAAGCATCCAGAGCATGCTGGCCGTATCCAGAGCATCTGGTCCCGGTTGCAGGAGCGGGGTCTCCGGAGCCAGTGTGAG TGTCTCCGGGGCCGGAAGGCCTCCCTGGAGGAGCTACAGTTGGTTCACTCTGAGCGGCACGCACTTCTCTATGGCACCAACCCACTCAGCCGCCTCAAACTGGACAATGGGAAGCTGGCAG GGCTCCTGGAACAGCGGATGTTTGTGATGCTGCCCTGTGGCGGGGTTGGG GTGGATACTGACACCATCTGGAATGAGCTACATTCCTCCAACGCAGCACGCTGGGCAGCTGGTAGCGTCACCGACCTTGCCTTCAAAGTAGCTTCTCGTGAGCTAAAG AATGGTTTTGCTGTGGTGCGGCCCCCTGGACACCATGCAGATCATTCCACGGCCAT GGGCTTctgcttcttcaactcagtggcCATTGCCTGCCGGCAGCTGCAACAACAACGCAAGGCCAGCAAGATCCTCATTGTAGACTGG GACGTTCACCATGGCAACGGCACGCAGCAAACCTTCTACCAGGACCCCAGTGTGCTCTACATTTCCCTGCATCGCCATGACGATGGCAACTTCTTTCCAGGCAGTGGGGCTGTGGATGAG GTGGGAGCTGGCAACGGTGAGGGTTTCAACATCAATGTGGCCTGGGCTGGGGGCTTAGATCCCCCCATGGGGGATCCTGAGTACCTGGCTGCCTTCAG GATAGTGGTGATGCCCATCGCTCGAGAGTTCTGTCCCGACCTGGTCCTGGTGTCTGCTGGGTTTGATGCGGCCGAGGGTCACCCTGCCCCATTGGGTGGCTATCATGTTTCTGCCAAAT GCTTTGGGTACATGACACAGCAGCTGATGAACTTGGCAGGAGGTGCAGTGGTGCTGGCCTTGGAAGGTGGCCATGACCTAACAGCCATCTGTGATGCCTCTGAGGCCTGTGTGGCTGCTCTTCTAGGTAACAAG GTGGATCCTCTTTCAGAAGAAAGCTGGAAACAGAAACCCAACCTCAATGCCATCCGCTCTCTGGAAGCCGTGATCCGGGTGCACA GTAAATACTGGGGCTGCATGCAGCGCTTGGCCTCCTGTCCAGACTCCTGGGTGCCCAGGGGGCCAGGGGCCGATGCAGAAGTGGAGGCTGTGACTGCACTGGCATCCCTCTCTGTGGGCATTCTGGCTGAAGACAG GCCTTCAGAGCAGCTGGTGGAGGAGGAAGAACCTATGAATCTCTAG